One Gemmatimonadales bacterium genomic window, GCCGACGAGATCCAGGAGCTGGAGGCCGAGCGAGCTGAGTACGAACGCTCCCTCGCTGCCGTCCAGGATGCGCTGGCACAGGCTTGCCGGAAGGAGAGTGAGGTGTCCCAGCGGGTCGCGGCGCTCCAGAAGATGCTCAGCAAGTGGGGCCTCACCTCGTGAACACGATCCATGGGCTCCGATCCCGGTGAATGCATGCCGGAGGGGATTCCGGTGAGCCCGGGTGATCCGACGAAGCCGGACAGCACACCATCCCCCCTGTTGACGCGTGGCTGGTCGCCCCTGATACTGCGCCCAAGCGCGTGGCGGACAAACGGAGGCAGCCTATGCGTTTGTCCGCGCTGTTTGAGGAATTTGTAGCCTATCTACGGGTCGAAAGGGAGGCGGCCCACCGGACAGTTCAGACGTACCAATGGTGCTTCGGTGACTTCATGCAGTTCTCGCGAAAGAAGGTTGGAGGCACGGTGGTGGTCGCAGACTTCACCGCAGAACTTTGCCGGACGTATCACTACGATCTTGCTGCCCGCGCTCTGCAGACGAACTCCATCAGAGTGCGACTCGCGACACTCGGCAGCTTCGGAAAGTGGGCGGTGCGTCACGGCAGATTGCCCAGCAATCCCCTCGACCAGCTAACCAGACCACGCCGTAAGAAGCGGCTGCCAGTTGTGCCGCGATGGGCGGCGGTCGAGGACCTGCTGAACCGGTGTGCTCGGCTACGCGACCGTGCCATCCTCGCGCTGCTGTCCTATGGAGGATTACGACGCTCAGAGGTCGTAGGGTTGAATGTCGGCGACTACCTGTCAGACTTCGGGCTGCGGCGCGTACTCGGTAAAGGCGGGCATGAAGCATCGGTGCCGCTCCCGGAGGTCGCCAGGGCCATCGTTTCCGAGTACCTGGCTACGGAGCGCGGGGATGCGCCACCCACTGAGCCGCTCTTCGTCGTGCGATTCAAGATCAAAGGTGGAGGGTGGCGTCAGGAACGCATGAGAGACCACCGGGTCTTCAAGATCATCAAGGCCCTAGGCTGTCCAGACTCGCAATGGTGTAGACACCGTGGCCACCCCAGAGTGCGGTAAGAGGTCATCCCCGCGCGGCGCCCCAGAAGAGCGCGGCGGGGGTGCGGCCGCGGACGCGATAGCCTTGATGCGGCCGTTCGTGGTTGTAGGACTGCATGAAGGCCTCGAGGCTGTGCTGCAAGGCCGTCCGGCTGGTGAAGTAACGGGCGGCGAAAGGCCACGCGCCAGTGTTCCTGCAGGATCGTGCCTTGGAGGCGTTCGACAAAGCCGTTAGTCCAGGCGTGCCGCGGCTTGGTGCGCGTGTGGCGGAGGCCCAGGGCGTGACAGGCTTCATCGAACGCCCCCTTGAACTCGGGGCCGCCGTCGGTGAGCACGCGGCGCAGCCGCCAGCCGGCGCGCCGATACAGCGGCAGCAGGATCCGCCGCAGGAAGTGGGCGGCCGCTTCGGCGGTGTGAGCGGGCAGGAGCCACGCCACGCCGTAGGAGCACGCGGCATCGCAGGCGGTGATCTGCCAGACCTTGCCCACGCCCTTGAGCTGCCCGATGTAGAAGGTGTCCAGACACACCAGCTCCCCGGGTTCGCGGGCCGCCACATGCCGGGGCTGGCCGTGCTGCGCCTGCCAGAGGCGGCGCGTTCGCTCGGTGAGCAAGCCCGCCGTCTGCAGGGCGCGGTGCTCGAGCACGGTCAGCCGCTGCCGACGGGTCGCCAGCCCCGTCCGCCGCAGGGCCCGCTGCACGGTGCTGGGCGCCACGCGCAGCTGCCAGCGGTGCCGCAGATACGCCGCGATCCGACTCGCGCCCCAGGTCGCGGCACTCACGGCCACGCTCAAGAGCAGTCGCTCTGTCTCCGGCGCAGCTGCACCGGTCGGCCGGGCCGGGCCCGGTACCGACGGGGATGGACGCCGTCCTGGCCATAACGCTCCACCCGCTGCCGCCACCGATAGAACAGCGCCCGGGAGATCCCTGCCTCCCGGCAGGCCCGGCTGACGTTGCCCAGGGCCTCCGCCCGCCGGATGACATGCAGTCGCAGGCCGTGTACCTTCTCGTCGAGGGTCATCGGTCGATCCTCCCAAAGTGGTTCCCCTGCCACGGGGTGGTTCACTCTGGGAACGATAGGCCAGATGGCCCTCACTGTTTCTGGTCACAAGTGTCAACACTATTCCGGCTCAGGACAGTCTAGTGGGACGCTCCCCGCACCACAACTGAAGCGATAGTCACGCTTCAGGAGCCGTGGCGGCGGCGGGCATCTCCACGATGGAGGCGGGCCCGTTCGCACTGCGTTCTACCATGAGTCGACGAGCGTGGAAGAGCTCCAGCGTGGCCCGATGGCCGATGCTGAACACCATCGTCTCCGGGAGTCGCTCGCGCACCAGCCGATACAGGCGCGCTTCCGTCGTCTCGTCCAGCGCCGAGGTCGCCTCGTCGAGAAAGAGCCAGCCGGGCTTCTGGACCAAGGTCCGGGCGAATGCCAAGCGCTGCTGCTCGCCGGGGGAGAGCTGGAGGGCCCAGTTGGCCTCCTCGTCCAGTCGCCCGGCGATCTCCGTGAGGCCCACGGCCTCGAGCGCCTCGCGCAGCGTCTTGTCCTCCACACCGCCGCCGGACATCGGATAGCTCACCACCTCCCGGAGCGCACCGATCGGCAGATACGGCCGCTGCGGGAGAAAGAGGACCCGGGCACCCTCCGGCACGTGGATCTTGCCACGCCCGAACGGCCAGATGCCGGCGATGGCACGGACGAGCGTGCTCTTTCCCGAGCCAGACGCGCCGGCCAGGAGCACGGTCTCGCCGCGCACAAGCGAAAAGTTGATGTTCGCCATGAGGGGCTGGCCATCCGGTAGATCGAGGTCGACCCCCTCCACGCTCAGGTGTGTGGGGCGTCCCTCGGCGAGGCGGACGCCGCCGTCCGTAGTGTGGTGCCGCACGTGCTCGAGTGCGCGCTCGAAGCCCGCGAGCCGCTCGATCACGGCGCTCCACGCCGCGAGCTCCTTGTAGGACTGGATGAAGAAGCTGAGCGCATCCTGAACTTGCTGGAAGGCCTGGGTCGTCTGCATGAGGCCGCCGAGACCAAGCTCGCCCCGGAAGTAGCGGGGCGCGGCGACGATCGACGGGACGATCCACGCCCCCAGCCCGTAACCGGACGTGAAGTAGGCCATCCGCTTCTGTCGGCGCATGATGCCCCACCAGTTGCCCACCACATGCTCGAACCGTTTGCGAAAGCTACGAAACTCGTGCGCCTCGCCGCGGTACAGGGCCACGCCCTCGGTGTTCTCGCGGAAGCGGACGAGGCTGAAGCGGTAATCGGCTTCGTACCGCTGCCGATCGTAGTTCAGCCGGACGAGGGGGCGACCGAGCCAGTCGGTCAGCCAGGTCCCGGCGGTTGCGTACAGAATGGCCACCCAGACCATGGAGCCAGGAATGGTGATGGTGAACACGCCGACCGGGACGGTGAATGTTCCGGACAGCCCCCACAGGATCGCCACGAAGGTCACCAGCGTGACGATCGCGCGCAGACCGCCGGAGAACAGACCCAGGGTGTGAGCTGCGAGGAGGTGCACATCTTCCGCGATGCGCTGGTCGGGGTTGTCCGTCTCACGCGCCACGAGCTGCATCCGGTAGTAGGCGCGATCGGCCAGCCAGGCGCGAAGGTAGCGGTCGTTCAGCCAGCGTCGCCAGCGGATCTCGAGCATCTGGGTGAGGTAGGCCTGGTAGACGGCAAGAACGATGAAGATGCCGATCAGCCACGTGACGCGGAACAGCTGCCGGCGAAAGGCCGCGAGGTCCTTGTCCTGGAGGGCGCTGTAGAAGGTGTTGTTCCACTGATTCAAGAGCACCGTGAGGTAGACCGTACCGAGCGTGAGGAGCACCACGGCGAGCAGGAGCCCCCGGGCCGCCCATCGGTCCTCGGAGAACCAGTACGGGCCAATCATGGCCCATGCGGTGGAAAGCGTTCTGCGCAGGCTGACTTTGGTCGGGCTCACGAAAAAGTGGTATCCACGTCGGTTCGCCGGGGTCGTGAAACGCCGAAGGGCGCTCCGTCTGACGGAATGATCTTACAGGACTCGTCGGGAAATACCCGAGAAGGATGCGGAGGCGGGAGAACGCGGAGCACCCGGCGCGGGCCGGGCGTGCGGGTGAAGCCTAGAGATCGAGCTGGCCGCCGACGACTCGCGCGTAGTAGCCCTGCTCGGCGAGGAGGTCTTCGGGAGCCCCCATCTCGGTCAGGCTGCCGTTGTCCACCACCAGGATCTTGTCGACCCGGCGGATCGTGGTGAGCCGGTGGGCGACCATCAACGTGGTGCGCCCGCGCATCAGCGCGAAAAGGCTGGCCACGACCTGGGCTTCGCTCTCCACGTCGAGCGCGCTCGTCGGCTCGTCCATGAGAAGGATCGGCGCGTCCTTGAGGAACGCCCGGGCCAGATTGATCCGCTGCTTTTCCCCGACGCTCAGGTGCGCGCCCCCGTCCCCGATGACGGTTCGATAGTGCTCGGGCAGCTTCTCGATGAGGTCGGCGGCCCGGGCGGCATGCGCGGCGGCCTCGATCTCCTCCATCGTCGCGTGCGGCTTTCCGTAGGAGATATTCTCGGCCACGGTGGTGGGCAGGATGATGGGCTCCTGCAGGACGAGGGCGATTTGCGCCCGGAGGTCCTCCAGGCGGAGCTCGCGCAGGTCGACGCCCTCCAGCAGGACCGCGCCGCTCACCGGATCGAAGAACCGCGGCAGCAGGTTCAGCAGCGTCGTCTTGCCCGCGCCGCTCGGGCCGATGATGGCCGCCGACGTGCCCGCCATCAGCTTGAAATTGATGTGGCCGAGCACCGGCCGCGCCCTTCCGTACGAGAAGGACACGTCGTCGTAGGTGATGTTGCCGTAGACCGGGAGCGGCGGGCACGGGGATACGGCCGGCGCGCCACCGACGGCGACGAACATGTTGTCCGCGGAGGTGGGTAGTCCGGCCGATCCATGGGGGTCGCCCTGGCAGACCGGGCGTGCGTCCGGACGGTCCTTGACCTCCTCGGGCGTATCCAGGATCTCGAACACCCGCCGCGTGCTCGCGCTCGCGCTCGTCAGGGTGGCGCCGACCTGCGAGAGCTGACGGAGCGGCTCGAAGAGCTGAGCGACGTAGGCGAGAAAAACGAGCAGCTCCCCCACCGTGAGGTTCGCGTCCAGTACCTGACGAGCCCCTACCCAGGTCACGCCGAGCGTGCACGCGCTGAGGATCACCGAGATCGAGCCCCAGTAAAGGACCTCGAGCCCCTGCTGCGCCATCTTTTGCCGTTGCGCCTTCTCGGTGTGCGCCGTGAAACGCTGCTGCTCGTGATACTCGCGCGCATTGCTCTGGATCAGTGGCAGGGCGGTGATCCCCTGGTGGATGAGCGCGTAGACCTTGCCCTCCGCTTGCTGGGCGGCGGTGCCCCGCACCCGCATCGCCCGCCCGAAGACCTTGATCGACAGCAGCAGGATGGGTACCGCGATCAGCGCCACCGCGGCGAGGCGCAGGTTCAGCCGGGCCATCGCCACCCCCATGAACAGGAGCGTGCCGGCGGCGCTGACGAAGGTGAGGAACCCCTGGAGGAACAAGGTCTGAAAGGCGCTCGTGTCCGTCCCGGCCCGGAAGATGATGTCCCCGGCCTCGGTGCCATGGTGATAGCGCAGCGAGAGGCGCTGAAGCCAGCCGAAGACGTCATCGCGAACCCGCCGCAGGCCACGGAGCCCCACGTCGATCGAGAGGTAGGCGTGCCCGCCACACGCGGCGGCGTGTACGAGATGAAGCGCCAGCGAGGCCGCGATGATGGCGGTGAGCTGGACGGGTTGCCCCCACGCGCGTGCCGTGTCGGGCAGCCATCCCGGGTACGGCTTTGTCCCGAGGACGCTATCGACCAGGAGCGCCAGGGGCCAGGGCTTCAGCAGGTTGAGCCCGATGCCGGCGAGCAACAGACTCAAGGCCAGGGCTATCCGCCCAGCGTCGGGCCGGAAGTAGCTCAGCGCCCGGAGCAGCTGACGGAAGCGTCCCAGCGAAGAAGTGAAGCCGTCCCTCAAGCCCGAAGCATCCATACAAGCAACGAGGCGGGAGCAAGGCACATGCCACCCCAGCCGAGATGAAAGCGGACCGCCAATGAGCCAAATTCTCGAAGTTGGGATGGCCGTGGCGGCGGCGGACATGCCCGCCGTGTAATTCATACATGACCACCGAGTATCGATTGGAGCCTCGGGGGGCCGGCCGATCCTGACCGACGGGCGCGGCAACATCACCGAGGGCAGCGGGATTCTTCAGGGGGATCTCCGGGGCCACGGGTTTGACGTGTCGCCCGAGCTCGGCATTCCCTATCTGAAGGCGTAGATTCTAGTTCCGCCGCCCACGTCTCCAGCGAGCCGTGAGCCCTAGCCCCGCCATTGTGGTGCCCCAGAGGAGGAATGTAGTGGGCTCGGGAACAGGCGCGATGCCGAGGTCCGAACCGAGACTGATCCGGTCGCCCGTGCCCAATCCGCTGCCGTCCGTCGCTATCGCCTCGAGGAATTCGATCCGCAGCGCGCCTTGCAGCGCCCACGGCGGGCCGTTGACCTTCTGGACGGGACCGTCATGATGGTCGAACGGCGCGACATTGTCGCCCCCGGAGAGCGAGATCAGAGGAGCGTTGATATTGGCAATCCGGCCAATCAGCTCCGTGTTGATACGACCCTCGAACTGTCTGACCGATATGCCGCCGATGACTGCGGGATGTACCGGGTTGTCAAAGACGCCCTTGATGCCGTCCTGGGCATCCACGGGCGCGACGGGGTCCGAAAAGGTGTGTCGAAAGTCGATTGCGAACAGGTGGTCGATCGCGCCGGCCTTCCGGTCGATCACCAGATCCAGGAGCGTCAATCGGTGAGTGACGGGCGGCACGAGCGTGCCGGCATCGGCAAAGTCCGCAGTTACGATCCCCTTGATCCGGTAGCCCGGGACCGCAAAGCCTCGCGTGGGGTCACCACTGTCGAACTGGATGATATTCTGTCCGTCATTCAGATCCGGACCGACACCCGTGCCGACACGGTCGCCAATCGCGGTTCCGTCGATCGATATCTGCACCGCGAGAATGTCACCCGGCCACATCAGCACAGAGGAGGCACCAAGCAGCAAAGCCATCGCGACGCAGTGGTGTGAGCTCGACAGGCTCATAGGGTCCTCCATTCGGTTCTAGGGTCTCGCGCAACCTGCCGGCCGCTCAGGCCGCGACCTGCATGCGGCAGAAGCAGGAGGCCTTCACCGGCACCTCCGACCGTGCCAGGGCAAGCTCGAGGCGCTGCTTGATCAGGGCCGCCTCGACGGCCTCGCCGCGCCGCGTGAGGCACTCGTGCAGCC contains:
- a CDS encoding DDE-type integrase/transposase/recombinase, whose amino-acid sequence is MAVSAATWGASRIAAYLRHRWQLRVAPSTVQRALRRTGLATRRQRLTVLEHRALQTAGLLTERTRRLWQAQHGQPRHVAAREPGELVCLDTFYIGQLKGVGKVWQITACDAACSYGVAWLLPAHTAEAAAHFLRRILLPLYRRAGWRLRRVLTDGGPEFKGAFDEACHALGLRHTRTKPRHAWTNGFVERLQGTILQEHWRVAFRRPLLHQPDGLAAQPRGLHAVLQPRTAASRLSRPRPHPRRALLGRRAGMTSYRTLGWPRCLHHCESGQPRALMILKTRWSLMRS
- a CDS encoding helix-turn-helix domain-containing protein, which gives rise to MTLDEKVHGLRLHVIRRAEALGNVSRACREAGISRALFYRWRQRVERYGQDGVHPRRYRARPGRPVQLRRRQSDCS
- a CDS encoding ABC transporter ATP-binding protein/permease encodes the protein MSPTKVSLRRTLSTAWAMIGPYWFSEDRWAARGLLLAVVLLTLGTVYLTVLLNQWNNTFYSALQDKDLAAFRRQLFRVTWLIGIFIVLAVYQAYLTQMLEIRWRRWLNDRYLRAWLADRAYYRMQLVARETDNPDQRIAEDVHLLAAHTLGLFSGGLRAIVTLVTFVAILWGLSGTFTVPVGVFTITIPGSMVWVAILYATAGTWLTDWLGRPLVRLNYDRQRYEADYRFSLVRFRENTEGVALYRGEAHEFRSFRKRFEHVVGNWWGIMRRQKRMAYFTSGYGLGAWIVPSIVAAPRYFRGELGLGGLMQTTQAFQQVQDALSFFIQSYKELAAWSAVIERLAGFERALEHVRHHTTDGGVRLAEGRPTHLSVEGVDLDLPDGQPLMANINFSLVRGETVLLAGASGSGKSTLVRAIAGIWPFGRGKIHVPEGARVLFLPQRPYLPIGALREVVSYPMSGGGVEDKTLREALEAVGLTEIAGRLDEEANWALQLSPGEQQRLAFARTLVQKPGWLFLDEATSALDETTEARLYRLVRERLPETMVFSIGHRATLELFHARRLMVERSANGPASIVEMPAAATAPEA
- a CDS encoding ABC transporter ATP-binding protein, producing the protein MRDGFTSSLGRFRQLLRALSYFRPDAGRIALALSLLLAGIGLNLLKPWPLALLVDSVLGTKPYPGWLPDTARAWGQPVQLTAIIAASLALHLVHAAACGGHAYLSIDVGLRGLRRVRDDVFGWLQRLSLRYHHGTEAGDIIFRAGTDTSAFQTLFLQGFLTFVSAAGTLLFMGVAMARLNLRLAAVALIAVPILLLSIKVFGRAMRVRGTAAQQAEGKVYALIHQGITALPLIQSNAREYHEQQRFTAHTEKAQRQKMAQQGLEVLYWGSISVILSACTLGVTWVGARQVLDANLTVGELLVFLAYVAQLFEPLRQLSQVGATLTSASASTRRVFEILDTPEEVKDRPDARPVCQGDPHGSAGLPTSADNMFVAVGGAPAVSPCPPLPVYGNITYDDVSFSYGRARPVLGHINFKLMAGTSAAIIGPSGAGKTTLLNLLPRFFDPVSGAVLLEGVDLRELRLEDLRAQIALVLQEPIILPTTVAENISYGKPHATMEEIEAAAHAARAADLIEKLPEHYRTVIGDGGAHLSVGEKQRINLARAFLKDAPILLMDEPTSALDVESEAQVVASLFALMRGRTTLMVAHRLTTIRRVDKILVVDNGSLTEMGAPEDLLAEQGYYARVVGGQLDL